The Candidatus Limnocylindrales bacterium genome includes the window GTGATGGATAACTGGCAAGAAGTTATCAAAATGCCCGAGTTGGATATTATCTGGATTGGTACCACCCCCTATATGCACGAGCCGATCACTTTGGCGGCTTTGGAAGCCGGGAAGCATGTATTTTGCCAGGCGAGGATGGCCATGAACTATCAGCAGGCCAAAAACATGTACCAAAAATCCAGGCAAACCGATCGGGTAACCATGCTGTGTCCACCACCCCACGGAATGAAAGGAGATCGCTTTATCCGGAAGCTAATTTCTGAGGGATTCCTGGGAAAGCTTTATCATGTTCGGTTGACAAGCCTGTCCGCTCAATTTGCAGATCCCGATCAACCGGTCCACTGGCGACAGGAAATCGAGGTATCCGGCTATAATGTGCTGGCTCTCGGGATTTACAACGAGGTTTTGAATCGCTGGGTCGGATACACCCGAAGTGTTCAGGCGAACAACAAAGTTTTTATTCCTACCCGGACCCACCCGGAAACAGGCAAACCTTATACCGTCCGGATCCCCGATTCTGTAACCATCCTGGCCGAATTGGAAAACGGTGCCCAGGGGGTCTATCATCTCAGTGGAGTGGCCCGATTCGCTCCGTCGGATACCATCGAGCTTTATGGAAGCGAAGGGACTCTGGTTTATCATATTCAAGGGGATACGATCCTGGGAGCCCGAAAGGGGGATAAAGAGCTCAAAACTATGGATATTCCCAAAGAATTGGAAAAATCCTGGACCGTTGAGCAAGACTTCATAGATGCGGTTCGAGAGGGAAAGCCGGTATCTCCGGATTTTTATGAAGGACTTCGATACATGGAATTTGTTGAGGCTGTGGCTCGAGCCGGTGAAACGGGACAGCGAATTACTCTGCCCCTGGAATCCTAAAGACCTACCCTGGCTCTTCGTTCATTGCCCGTGATGGTATCTGTCGTAAGGGATAATGATCCTAACCGCGAGCAATGGACGAAGAACTGGATTATGCCGGAAATTCGACAAAACATCGTCACCCGGGAATGGGTTATTATAGCAACGGAAAGGGCTAAAAGACCTGAGGATTTTGCCAAAAAAGAACCGACTAAGAAAGTACTTCCCGAGTTTAGCCCCTCCTGTCCGTTTTGTCCAGGAAATGAAGACCAGACACCACCAGAGGTATTTAGATTAGAGGAAAAAGAATCCTGGTTGATTCGGGTCATTCCTAATAAATTTGCTGCTCTTTCCCGGGAGGGAATCTGTGAAAGAAAGGTAAACGGGATTAAACGCTCTGTATCCGGTGTTGGAATTCACGACGTTATCATTGAAACCCC containing:
- a CDS encoding Gfo/Idh/MocA family oxidoreductase; protein product: MPSKTLKIGIIGAGNIVRQRHLPNLKKIEGVEVVVVSNRRRETAEKVARDFNIPRVMDNWQEVIKMPELDIIWIGTTPYMHEPITLAALEAGKHVFCQARMAMNYQQAKNMYQKSRQTDRVTMLCPPPHGMKGDRFIRKLISEGFLGKLYHVRLTSLSAQFADPDQPVHWRQEIEVSGYNVLALGIYNEVLNRWVGYTRSVQANNKVFIPTRTHPETGKPYTVRIPDSVTILAELENGAQGVYHLSGVARFAPSDTIELYGSEGTLVYHIQGDTILGARKGDKELKTMDIPKELEKSWTVEQDFIDAVREGKPVSPDFYEGLRYMEFVEAVARAGETGQRITLPLES